Proteins from a genomic interval of Verrucomicrobium sp.:
- a CDS encoding YbaB/EbfC family nucleoid-associated protein translates to MNIAKLMKQAQQMQAQAQKIQADLAAKEYQGTSGGGAVSATASGDGQLLKLKIDPAILKDGDAEIVEDLVLSAVRDALEQGRKDAASEMGKLTGGLGLPGF, encoded by the coding sequence ATGAATATCGCCAAACTGATGAAGCAGGCCCAGCAGATGCAGGCCCAGGCCCAGAAGATCCAGGCTGACCTGGCCGCCAAGGAATATCAGGGTACCAGCGGCGGCGGCGCGGTGAGCGCCACGGCCAGCGGCGACGGCCAGTTGCTCAAGCTCAAGATCGACCCGGCCATCCTGAAAGACGGCGACGCCGAGATCGTCGAGGACCTGGTCCTCTCCGCCGTCCGCGACGCGCTGGAGCAGGGCCGCAAGGACGCCGCGTCCGAGATGGGCAAATTGACCGGCGGCCTGGGCTTGCCCGGGTTCTAA